The proteins below are encoded in one region of Belonocnema kinseyi isolate 2016_QV_RU_SX_M_011 chromosome 1, B_treatae_v1, whole genome shotgun sequence:
- the LOC117182680 gene encoding phospholipase A1 member A-like has translation MQSYTWKSVFAPVLFLLLIGSQEALCRAPRGPIQEAIQSGAAADYNKEDCTWRRGNDRDSCPDPDVHVYLHSELGMPKRKLEEYRRSDWLREGYDPTKENVILIHGYAGGDESVPIVVLRDAYLRNGSYNIFLVDWGALCAAPCYPAAVANLRPVARCLAGTLTTLRNLGLPILKTTCVGHSLGAHLCGIMANYLLFRMHRIIGLDPARPLVRPGLVNRLDSGDADFVEVIHTNAGYYGETGRVGHVDFCVNGGKVQPFCANQPNYQLCSHVWVVCFMAQSIDDGGRQLIAEPCSRRCPSGPRISQRAGEYLIMGQHTPSGSKGSFCLTSYDPPYCPEYFDGHGDQKCCV, from the exons ATGCAGTCCTACACATGGAAATCGGTCTTCGCGCCGGTGCTTTTCCTCTTACTAATCGGAAGCCAAGAGGCGCTTTGTAGGGCCCCCAGGGGTCCTATACAGGAGGCTATACAGAGTGGAGCTGCAGCCGATTATAATAAGGAGGATTGTACCTGGAGAAGAGGGAACGATCGGGATTCTTGTCCTGATCCTGATGTTCATGTATATCTTCATTCCGAACTTGGAATGCCCAAACGAAAACTTGAAGAATATAGGAGATCAGATTGGTTGAGGGAGGGTTACGATCCGACAAAGGAGAATGTTATTTTAATTCACGGTTATGCTG GTGGAGATGAATCGGTGCCAATCGTCGTTCTCAGAGATGCTTACCTAAGGAACGGCAGTTATAATATCTTTTTGGTCGACTGGGGAGCACTCTGTGCAGCCCCTTGCTATCCAGCAGCCGTTGCCAATCTTCGACCAGTAGCCCGATGTCTTGCGGGAACCTTAACCACTTTGAGAAACCTGGGATTACCAATTTTAAAGACCACTTGTGTCGGGCACTCTTTAGGTGCCCATCTCTGTGGAATTATGGcgaattatttactttttagaaTGCATCGCATTATAGGACTTGATCCGGCGCGTCCTTTAGTCAGACCTGGTCTGGTTAATCGACTTGACAGTGGTGATGCTGATTTCGTGGAGGTCATTCATACCAATGCTGGCTACTATG GAGAAACAGGAAGAGTGGGCCACGTCGATTTCTGCGTAAACGGAGGAAAAGTTCAGCCCTTCTGTGCTAACCAGCCGAATTATCAGCTCTGTAGTCATGTTTGGGTTGTTTGTTTCATGGCTCAAAGTATTGATGATGGAGGAAGGCAATTGATCGCAGAACCTTGTTCGAGAAGATGTCCCTCTGGACCCAGAATTAGTCAGAGAGCTGGCGAGTATCTTATCATGGGCCAGCATACGCCCAGTGGGTCGAAAGGCTCTTTTTGCTTAACTAGCTACGATCCTCCCTACTGTCCAGAATACTTCGATGGACATGGCGACCAAAAATGTTgtgtttag